In Agromyces sp. Leaf222, the genomic window CAGCCGCAGAAGCACCCGGAAAGCGGCACGCTCAGCCCTTCAGGATCGATGGGATCGGATTGGATAGCGCTCTCATGAGACATCCGAAGTGCCCCGCAAATCCGGCGCCGTGCCATTCGCGCACAGCCGAATGATGCGTATTTCGGGAACCGTTCCCGATCCTCGGATCGAAGCCGGTGATTCTCGGAGAGCGCGATCCCATCGGTGCTAGGGTCGTCGCGTGGACAAGCCCGCAGACCTGCGCACCCCGACGCTCGACGACGTCGCCCGCGTCGCGGGCGTGTCCCGGGCGACCGTCTCCCGGGCGATCCGCGATACCAGGGGCGTCGCCGTCGAGCTCAAGGAGATCGTCGGCCGGGCGATCGCCGAGACCGGCTACGTGCCCAACCGGGCGGCGAGGTCCCTCGCCAGCGGGCGCACCGGCAGCGTGCTCGTCGCCGTGTCGGGCACCGATGCCGACCAGGGCGCGGTGGCCGAGACCGACGTCTTCGCCGACCCGTTCTTCAGCAGGGTCATCAGCGGTGTCGTGCGCACGCTCCGCACCCTCGACACCCAGCCGGTGCTGCTGCTCGTCGAGACCGACGCCGACCGCGCCGACGTGCTCGCGACCGTGCGGCAGGGCGCGGCTGACGGGGCACTGCTCGTCTCGACGCACTCCGACGATCCCCTGCCCGCCGCGTTCGCCGCCGCAGGCCTGCCTGCCGTCACCTTCGCCCGCCCGGCCAGCGACGCGCCCGTCAGCTTCGTCGACATCGCGAACCACGACGGCGGGCGCCTCGCCGCCGAGCACCTCGTCGCGAGGGGCGCGCAGCGGGTGGCCCTCATCGCCGGCCCCGACGACGTGCCGAGCGCGCAGGACCGCGCCCGCGGCTTCCGCGACGCCATGGCACGCCACGGGCAGGCCTTTCCGCCAACGGTGCACGGCGACTTCACGCTCGAGAGCGGCGAACGGGCGATGGCCGAGATCCTCGCCGCCGACCCCGACGTCGACGGCGTCTTCGCGGCGAACGACCTCATGGCCCTCGGCGCGATGCACGAACTCCAGGCCCAGGGGCGCCGGATCCCCGACGACGTCGCGATCGTCGGGTTCGACGACTCGGTCATCGCGACGATCGCGCGCCCGACCCTGACGACGGTCCGCCAGCCGATCGAGGAGATGGCGGCGCAGATGGCCCGCATCCTCGTCGCCCAGATCCGCGAACCCGGCACCCGCCCGTCGTCGATGATCTTCGACCCCGTGCTCATCACCCGCGGCAGCGCCTGACCCGCGCACCCTCCGCGGAATCGGCCGATCGGCCGATTGACGCCGCCGGCCTGCTGCGGAAGCGTGTGACGTGCCCGAGGACCACGGGCTCGGAAGGCGGTGCACGGTGGACTCGGCCGATCGCGTCACGGGTACCCGGAGTCGGGTCCCGCGTCTCCCACCGCGCTGGTTCGTGCGCGGCGCCTGGGTCGTGCATCGGGGCATCTACCGCGTCACCCGCGGACGCAAGGGCCTCTGGCCGCCCCGCCCGGAGCGGTGGGGCACGATGCAGCTCACGACGACGGGGCGGCGCACCGGCCGCGAGCGCGCCGTCATCGTCGCGTACTTCGAGGACGGACCGAACCTGGTCACGCTCGCGATGAACGGCTGGGCCGAGCCCGAACCCGCCTGGTGGCTCAACCTGCTGGCGGATCCCGACGCGACGGTCGTGCTGCCGACGGGCCGGCGCGAGGTGCGGGCGCACGCGGCGACCGGCGACGAGCGGCGACGACTGTGGGCGGCCTGGCAGACTTTCGGCGACGACATCGAGGCGCTCTCGGCTCGCCGCAGCCGCGAGACGGCGGTCGTCGTGCTCGAACCCCGCTGACCCGGAGGGAGCGCGATCAGCGCAGCGCGCCCACCGAGGCGAGCGCCTGGCGCACGAGGAGCCCGCGGCCGCCCTCGAGCTCATCGGCGATGGAATCGGATGCGGCCTCAGCCGGCGTCATCCAGGTGACCTCGAGCGCGTCCTGGCGCGGCTCGCACGTGCCCGTGACCGGCACCACGAAGGCGAGCGACACGGCGTGCTGGCGGTCGTCGGTGAACGACGAGATGCCGGGCATCGGGAAGTACTCGGCGACCGTGAACGGCACTGGGCTCGCGGGCAGCAGCGGGAACGCCATCGGGCCGAGGTCCTTCTCGAGGTGGCGGAACAGCGCGTCGCGCACGGTCTCGCCGTACATCACGCGCCCCGACACGAGCGTGCGCGTCATCTCGCCGACCGCGTTGGCGCGCAGCAGCACGCCGACCTCGGTGACCTGGCCGAGCCCGTCGACGCGCACCGGCACGGCCTCGACGTAGAGCAGCGGCAGCCGGCCACGGATCTCGGCGAGCTCGAGATCGGTGAGCCAACCCGGGTTCGCATTCGGCGCCGGGGTGCCCGCGGGCTCGTCGTCGCCGTTCCAGTCGGGGTCGGGGGTGCGCACGCTCATGCCTCGATTCTGCCCCAGCCTGGCCGGGATACGATGCGTGGATGCGAATCGATGACGAGGCGGTGCTCTGGTCGGCCTCCGACGCCGACCGCGAGGGGCGGCCGCTGCTCGTGCTCCTGCACGGCTTCAACTCGAACGAGGGCGACCTGTTCGGCCTCTCCCCGTACCTCCCGCTCGCTCCCGTCATCGCGTCGCTGCGTGCGCCGGAGTTCACGGGCTACGGGTACGCGTGGTTCCCGCTCCTCGCCGAGGGCGCCGAGCTGTCGGTCGAGGGGGCGGGTGCCGCGGTCGACGCGATCCTCGCCTGGCTCGACCGGGTCGCCCCCGACGCGGCATCCGTCGGCCTGCTCGGCTTCTCGCAGGGCGGTGCGATGGCGCTCGAGCTGCTGCGCCGGGCGCCCGAGCGCTTCGCGTTCGCCGTGAGCCTGGCCGGATTCGTGCTCCCCGGCGAGCGGGAGGGCGACGGCGATGCGCGCATGGCCGAGCTCGCGCCGCCCGTGTTCTGGGGTCGGGGCACCGCCGACACGGTGATTCCGGATGCCTCGGTCGAGCGCACGCGCGACTGGCTGCCGTCGCACTCGTCGCTCGACGCGCGCATCTACGAGGGGCTCGCGCACTCCGTCTCGGAGCTCGAACTCGCGGATGTCGCGGCGTTCCTCCGGGCGCAGTACGCCGCCTGAGCGGGCGTCAGACGCCCGAGCCGGCTCCGCCGCCGCCCGCGGTGCGACCCTCGGCCGCCCAGCGCGCGGCGCGCTCCTTGTCGCGATCGGCGACCCGGATCTTCTCGGCGCGCACGGCGGCCTGCGTGGCGCGCTCCTGCACGAGCCACTGGGGCGGGGCCTCGAGCAGCGACTTGATCTCGGCGCTGGTCAGGGGTTCGGTGACGCCGCCGCGGGCGAGGCCGGAGTTCGAGATGCCGAGCTTGGAGGCCACGACGGTGCGCGGGTGCGGGCCCTCGCGGCGCAGCGTCTCGAGCCACTCGGGCGGGTCGGCCTGCAGCTTCGTGACCTCGTCGCGCGTGATGGTGCCCTCACGGAACTCCTCAGGGGTCGCGTCGAGGAGGATCCCGAGCTTCTTGGCGGCGGTCTCGGGTTTCATCGACTGGGAGGCGTTCACCCTCACACGTTAGCCGGTTCGCCTGTGTGCGGCATCCGACGTCATGCAGGACGCGATGCCGAGCGCCCGCCCATCGCGGCGCGATAGCCTGTCATGGGCGTTTCCGTGGCACAGGAGGGGGCGAGATGACCCTGCAACTGCGCTACGTCGCCGGGGTGAGCCCGGCCAGGTGGCTGCGAGCGTGGACCGAGCGGCGGCCAGACCTGCCGCTGGAGGCGCATCGCGTCGACGAGGCCGCACAACTCGCCGGACTCCACGAGGGAGAGATCGACCTCGCGTTCGTGCGCCTGCCGGTCGAGGCCGACGGCCTGCACGTGATCCCGCTCTGGGAGGAGCAGCCCGTCGTCGTGCTCGCGAAGGACCACGCGTTCGCCGACGAGGCCTCGCTGACCCTCGCCGACCTCGCCGACGAGCCCATCGCCCCCGTGCAGGACGACGCCGCGATGACGATCGAACTCGTCGCCGCGGGCACGGGTGTCGCGTTCGTGCCGCACGGCGTCGCGCGCCTGCACGCCCGCAAGGACGTCGTGGCCGTTCCGGTGACGGATGCCGCGACGACGCGCATCGCGCTCGTCTGGGCCGTCGAGCGCGACGACGACGACATCCAGGAGTTCGTGGGCGTCGTGCGCGGACGCAAGGCGAAGAGCTCGCGCGGCCAGGCCGACGACGAGCCCGCGCTCTCCCCCGCGAAGGCGGCCAAGAAGGCCGCGGCCGAGCGGCGCGCCGCCGAGGCGGCCAAGGCCGGCAAGGGCGGCAAGGGCGCGAAGTCCGGGGGCAAGGGCGGTCGCCCCGCTCCGCGCACCGGCGCCGGCGCGAAGCAGCGCAGCCGCCGGAGGGGGCGATGAGCGAACCCCGCCCGTTCCTGTTCCTCTCGGCGCGCCCCGAGGTCGAGGCCGTCGGGCCCGAGTACGAGTCGATCCGGCGCGCCATGGCGGTCGGCGCCGACCGGCTCGAGCACCTGCGGCTCGACGTCGAGCCGCTGCCGGCGACCGACCTCACCGCGTACGCGGGCATCGTCGTCGGCGGCAGCCCCTACAACGTGACCACCCCCGACGAGCACAAGCACCCCGTGCAGCGCCGCGTCGAGGACGACCTCGCCCGAGTCGCCGAGGCCGCGCTCGACGGCGGGCATCCGCTGCTGTTCACCTGCTACGGCATCGGCGTGCTGACGCGCCTGCTCGGCGGCGAGGTCGGCACGCGGCACGGCGAGGACGCGGCCGCGGTCGAGATCACGCTGACCGACGCGGGCGTCGACGACCCGCTCACCGGCGTGCTCCCCCGCCGCTTCGACGCGCTCGTCGGCCACAAGGAGGCCACCGAACGGCTGCCGGAGGGCGCCGTGCTGCTCGCCTCGTCCGCCGCCTGCCCGGTGCAGGTCTACCGCGCGGGCGCCCGCGTCTACGCGACGCAGTTCCACCCCGAGGTCACCGCGCACGACTTCGTCGCCCGGGCGAACGTGTACCGCCATCACGGCTACTTCCCGGCGAGCGAACTGCGCGCCGTGACTGAACGGCTGGGCGCGGCATCCGTCACCCAACCGCAGCGGCTGCTGCGCCGGTTCGCGGAGTTCGCCGGCGTCGACGACTGAGGCGCGGGGCCGATCGGTTCGCACACGCCCTGCATCCGTGCCCCGCGGCCCTGTGCCCGGCGGCCCTGTGCCCGTCGGCCGGCGCCCGACACACGTCGACGGCCGCACGGCGAACCGTGCGACCGTCGATCGTCTCGTCGAAGCGAGTGCGCCTACCGCGAGCTGAACGCCGCGTCGAACGCCGCGTCGGACGGCACGTACGACGCGAGTCGGCGCACGAAGCCGAGCGCCTCGGGCGCGCCGACGAGGCGGTCCATGCCGGCGTCCTCCCACTCGACCGAGGTCGGCCCGTCGTAGCCGATCGCGTTCAGCATGCGGAACGCGTTCTCCCACGGCACGTCGCCGTGACCGGTGGAGATGAAGTCCCAGCCGCGCCGCGGGTCGGCCCACGGCAGGTGCGACGACAGGCGACCGTTGCGGCCGTTGTCGAGGCGCTTCTTCGTGTCCTTGCAGTGCACGTGGTAGATGCGGTCCTTGAAGTCCCACAGGAACCCGACGGGGTCGATGTCCTGCCAGACCATGTGGCTCGGATCCCAGTTCAGGCCGAACGCCTCGCGGTGCCCGATCGCCTCGAGCGTGCGCACCGTCGTCCAGTAGTCGTACGCGATCTCCGACGGGTGCACCTCGTGCGCGAACCGCACCCCGACCTCGTCGAAGACGTCGAGGATCGGGTTCCAGCGCGCCGCGAAGTCGTCGTACCCGGCGTCGACCATCTCGGCCGTCGCGGGCGGGAACATCGCCACGTACTTCCAGATCGACGAGCCGGTGAAGCCGGTGACCGTCTTCACGCCGAGCTTCGCCGCCATGCGCGCCGTGAGCTTCAGCTCCTCGGCGGCGCGTTGCCGCACACCCTCCGGATCGCCGTCCCCCCAGACGCGATCGTTCAGGATGTCGCGGTGGCGCTGGTCGATCGGATCGTCGCAGACCGCCTGGCCGCCGAGGTGGTTGGAGATCGTCCAGACCTTCAGGCCGTTGCGCTCGAGGATGTCGAGCCTGCCCTGCACGTAGGCCTCGTCATCCCACCTGGACACGTCGAGGTGATCCCCCCAGCAGGCGATCTCCAGGCCGTCGTAGCCCCACTCGCCGGCCAGCCTCGCCACCTCCTCGAACGGCAGGTCGGCCCACTGGCCGGTGAACAACGTGATCGGTCGCGCCATCGCGATTCCCTTTCGTGTCGTGAACGTGCCGCGGATCAGTCCGCGGCGGTGACCCAGAGGCCCTCGGCCGCCGAGCTCTGCTCGACCGCGTCGAGGACGCGCTGCACGTGCAAGCCGTCGTCGAACGACGGTTCGGGTCGGATGCCCCCGGCGATGGCGACGACGAGGTCGCGCACCTGGTGGGAGAAGCCGTGCTCGTACCCGAGCATATGACCGGTCGGCCACCACGCCCCCACATAGGGGTGCCCCGGTTCGGTGACGAGGATGCGGCGGAACCCCTGCTCGGTCTCGGGCTGGGTCGCGTCGTAGAACTCGAGCTCGTTCAGTCGCTCGAGGTCGAATGCGAGGGCCCCCTTCGACCCGGAGACCTCGATGCGGAGGGCGTTCTTGCGCCCCGTGCGGAACCTCGTGGCTTCGAACGACGCGAGTGCGCCGGAGGACAGTCGTCCCGTGAACAGCGCGAGGT contains:
- a CDS encoding LacI family DNA-binding transcriptional regulator; the encoded protein is MDKPADLRTPTLDDVARVAGVSRATVSRAIRDTRGVAVELKEIVGRAIAETGYVPNRAARSLASGRTGSVLVAVSGTDADQGAVAETDVFADPFFSRVISGVVRTLRTLDTQPVLLLVETDADRADVLATVRQGAADGALLVSTHSDDPLPAAFAAAGLPAVTFARPASDAPVSFVDIANHDGGRLAAEHLVARGAQRVALIAGPDDVPSAQDRARGFRDAMARHGQAFPPTVHGDFTLESGERAMAEILAADPDVDGVFAANDLMALGAMHELQAQGRRIPDDVAIVGFDDSVIATIARPTLTTVRQPIEEMAAQMARILVAQIREPGTRPSSMIFDPVLITRGSA
- a CDS encoding nitroreductase/quinone reductase family protein, translating into MDSADRVTGTRSRVPRLPPRWFVRGAWVVHRGIYRVTRGRKGLWPPRPERWGTMQLTTTGRRTGRERAVIVAYFEDGPNLVTLAMNGWAEPEPAWWLNLLADPDATVVLPTGRREVRAHAATGDERRRLWAAWQTFGDDIEALSARRSRETAVVVLEPR
- a CDS encoding NUDIX hydrolase family protein, which codes for MSVRTPDPDWNGDDEPAGTPAPNANPGWLTDLELAEIRGRLPLLYVEAVPVRVDGLGQVTEVGVLLRANAVGEMTRTLVSGRVMYGETVRDALFRHLEKDLGPMAFPLLPASPVPFTVAEYFPMPGISSFTDDRQHAVSLAFVVPVTGTCEPRQDALEVTWMTPAEAASDSIADELEGGRGLLVRQALASVGALR
- a CDS encoding alpha/beta hydrolase; translation: MRIDDEAVLWSASDADREGRPLLVLLHGFNSNEGDLFGLSPYLPLAPVIASLRAPEFTGYGYAWFPLLAEGAELSVEGAGAAVDAILAWLDRVAPDAASVGLLGFSQGGAMALELLRRAPERFAFAVSLAGFVLPGEREGDGDARMAELAPPVFWGRGTADTVIPDASVERTRDWLPSHSSLDARIYEGLAHSVSELELADVAAFLRAQYAA
- a CDS encoding DUF5997 family protein gives rise to the protein MKPETAAKKLGILLDATPEEFREGTITRDEVTKLQADPPEWLETLRREGPHPRTVVASKLGISNSGLARGGVTEPLTSAEIKSLLEAPPQWLVQERATQAAVRAEKIRVADRDKERAARWAAEGRTAGGGGAGSGV
- a CDS encoding LysR family substrate-binding domain-containing protein, whose product is MTLQLRYVAGVSPARWLRAWTERRPDLPLEAHRVDEAAQLAGLHEGEIDLAFVRLPVEADGLHVIPLWEEQPVVVLAKDHAFADEASLTLADLADEPIAPVQDDAAMTIELVAAGTGVAFVPHGVARLHARKDVVAVPVTDAATTRIALVWAVERDDDDIQEFVGVVRGRKAKSSRGQADDEPALSPAKAAKKAAAERRAAEAAKAGKGGKGAKSGGKGGRPAPRTGAGAKQRSRRRGR
- a CDS encoding glutamine amidotransferase translates to MSEPRPFLFLSARPEVEAVGPEYESIRRAMAVGADRLEHLRLDVEPLPATDLTAYAGIVVGGSPYNVTTPDEHKHPVQRRVEDDLARVAEAALDGGHPLLFTCYGIGVLTRLLGGEVGTRHGEDAAAVEITLTDAGVDDPLTGVLPRRFDALVGHKEATERLPEGAVLLASSAACPVQVYRAGARVYATQFHPEVTAHDFVARANVYRHHGYFPASELRAVTERLGAASVTQPQRLLRRFAEFAGVDD
- a CDS encoding sugar phosphate isomerase/epimerase, whose product is MARPITLFTGQWADLPFEEVARLAGEWGYDGLEIACWGDHLDVSRWDDEAYVQGRLDILERNGLKVWTISNHLGGQAVCDDPIDQRHRDILNDRVWGDGDPEGVRQRAAEELKLTARMAAKLGVKTVTGFTGSSIWKYVAMFPPATAEMVDAGYDDFAARWNPILDVFDEVGVRFAHEVHPSEIAYDYWTTVRTLEAIGHREAFGLNWDPSHMVWQDIDPVGFLWDFKDRIYHVHCKDTKKRLDNGRNGRLSSHLPWADPRRGWDFISTGHGDVPWENAFRMLNAIGYDGPTSVEWEDAGMDRLVGAPEALGFVRRLASYVPSDAAFDAAFSSR